The Chryseolinea soli genome contains a region encoding:
- a CDS encoding aldo/keto reductase has translation MENATLNNGVKMPLLGFGTYLLQGGLACEQAVLNALNIGYRLIDTAAAYQNEESVGSAIKKSNVKREEIFVTTKFLPADIGYEKAKRAFETSLNKLGLDYIDLYLIHIPQGDVNSSWRAMEEFYREGKVRAIGVSNFHITQIQNLHKQHSVIPAVNQVETHPFSQKTEMQKALKSQGIQLESWAPFVQGKNNLFNNELLKVLSSKYHKSIAQVVLRWLIQREVVVIPKSENVKRMNENFNVFDYELSADDMETIKSLDKGSGLIYSV, from the coding sequence ATGGAAAATGCAACATTAAACAATGGAGTAAAGATGCCGCTGCTTGGTTTTGGCACTTACTTGCTTCAAGGCGGTTTAGCGTGTGAACAGGCCGTACTAAATGCTTTAAATATTGGTTACAGACTGATAGACACAGCTGCAGCATACCAAAATGAGGAATCGGTGGGCAGCGCTATTAAAAAAAGTAATGTCAAACGAGAAGAAATTTTTGTGACCACGAAATTTTTGCCAGCGGATATCGGGTATGAAAAAGCAAAGCGTGCCTTTGAAACATCACTAAACAAATTGGGTCTTGACTATATCGATTTATACTTGATTCATATCCCGCAAGGAGACGTAAATTCTTCCTGGAGAGCAATGGAAGAATTTTACCGGGAAGGTAAAGTAAGGGCGATAGGCGTAAGTAATTTTCATATCACTCAGATTCAGAACTTACATAAACAGCATAGTGTGATACCAGCAGTCAATCAAGTGGAAACACATCCATTTTCCCAAAAAACAGAAATGCAGAAAGCTCTGAAATCTCAAGGCATACAGTTGGAGTCTTGGGCACCCTTTGTCCAGGGTAAAAATAATCTTTTTAATAATGAACTTTTAAAAGTGCTTTCAAGCAAGTATCATAAGAGTATTGCCCAAGTGGTTCTACGATGGTTAATTCAAAGAGAAGTAGTTGTTATTCCGAAATCAGAAAATGTGAAAAGGATGAATGAAAATTTCAATGTATTTGACTATGAGTTGTCTGCTGATGATATGGAAACCATCAAATCGTTAGATAAAGGTAGCGGACTAATTTATAGTGTTTAA